In Setaria viridis chromosome 5, Setaria_viridis_v4.0, whole genome shotgun sequence, the genomic stretch TGGCGAGCCAGTTGACGTAACTCGTTAGAGCCCTGATCTACTACCAGGCTACACGTACCTGCGGAGTAGCATATAGGCGCACATGTGGGGCGGCACTGTAGAATCTGTTCACCCACGCACGGCCCCaccgtgaaaaaaaaaactacagtaCTACTTATTGTGTGAACAGTATCTGTCCCCTGGCTCCGGCATTGACCGTTCGTCGTCGTGGCAGGCTCCTGTCTCGGGCCGGATTGACGGAGCCGCTAGACTGTACTATTCCACTGGTGTGTTGTCACCATGTGCTGCTACACGTCGGATTGCGTGCGTTGGTCGGTCGTTGGAAGCACGGGAGATCGAGAAAAAAGGCCGTTCATGGATCGCCGGCCGGGTCCTACCTTCACCTTGGAATTCATCGTCGTCATTGCACTTGCGGCACCAGAGCCGATGTCCGAGACGCATGGATCGGACGAACCAGCTCGGAACTTTCTCTGCGCTGCGCCCGGGACAGGGACGACGACCAGCGGCTGATCGACAGGAGCCGGACGTCCTGTTCCGTCGACCCTGACCCGTCATTTCAGTGTGACCGAATACAGTTAGTTCAAGAGAGGAGAGGTTTAGATCTATCAACTAATTTTTAAGTTCgggtcacatcaaatattcgatagaagaattaaacatgaactaattataaaattagtTGCATAAATGAGGACTAATTCGTGATACGAattattaaatctaattagttcataattagATTAATTATGAACTAAtcaggtttaatagattcgtctcgtgaattaaccctcatttatgcaattaattttattattaGACTATagttaatacttctaattagtctgtaaacattcaatgtgacaccgactaaagtttagtccgggtatcaaacacccctcaaTTCGATGTTTGTATCTATCCGTTGTCCTTGCCTAGAAATGAGAAACCAGTAGCAGCAACAGTCGTTGATTCAAACAAATTTTTCTACGGCTAGTATATAATCACTATTGACATGAAGTACAAGAATATGATGATAATGTACTACAAGGCGTGTTAGCATTGAGTGTTCAGTACTTTAGTTCAAGAACAATGAGTAAATGTCAGCAGATTCATGTGTTTGTTAGTTTGTAAAGGAGAAAGAAGCACCCGCTtcaaaaagaagaacagagagaaaGAAGCATGTTTCCGATTGATCGGTTCTTGAATTCTCTGATCCTAATCCCCCACATGCATGTGCAGGTCTCTTCTACAGCAACTACTACAACAACAAGCTAAGGCTCTCAAGACAACtttatcaacaaaaaaaaaaggctctcAAGACAATACCACGTGctgatcatgcatgcatgatgcatgaaatgcaatgcatctactGTGCAGCAGCCGGATGCATGCGTACACACACTCTATGTACCCTAGCCAGTGGCGAAGCTTGAGTAAATTAGCGAGGGGTGCATTTGCCCTGTGGTGCATAGTGTTGAGCTAAGGAGGATGTATATATGGTGAAAATTTAAGCATAACTACTGCTTTTGCAAAATTTAGGGGGTGCATTAGCACCCACTGAGCATAGTGTAGCTTCGCCCCTGACCCTAGCTACCTACCTGCTGCTTTCCATTCTTGCCTTAGCGCCCGTGCGTTGAACGTACCTATCCAACATGCATGTTAGCAGGTAAAAAGAGAATAAGCTAGCAACGACCACAAGTGCCAAGTTGATGGACCAGATGAGATAGATGGCCATGATTAGCCGAGGCGAGCTTAGCACGCGCGCGTGTGCCGGCCGGGAACGACGAAGAGGGGTGGAAATTCCTGGCCCCAGCAACCCAATCGAGCGAGAGAAGCACACGACGATGCATCCCCTCGGATAGATGGAGCCAGAAGGGCCTTCGTTCAAAAGGTTAAGCTGGCTAATAAGGTGCGCTTTTCTCTCCTTTCCTTTCCAAAGCCTCCATCTCCGGCCAATTTCTCCTTCCGGCCGGCGCAGCCAAACCAAATTGACCGTAGACTCCCGGTCGCTCACCGTGACCCTGCTGCTTCGCCATTTCGTTCTTCCTCACTCGAAACCAGCACGTGCGTTCCCTCAGCTCGGATCGGCCCCCACATTattctcccccccccccccccccccccccccccccccccgatcgACTTCTCTGGCTCCGATCGCTCACTAAGCTATCGATCGATGTACTTGAAAGCAATAGCCTTTTAGCAGCATATCCTACTAGCCATCTCTTCTATATATACCTGCCCAAACCGCTGCAGCGTTGCTCGCTCCATCCACTCCATCCATCTCCTGAAGCTTAATCACCAGCTACTGATCCCTCTCTCTTCGTTCTCTGTTGCTCGATCTGCATGCACGTGCGTGCGTGTTGTGATAATTAATCAACTCATGAGACCTTAATCTCGGGATAACCTAGGGTTCTTAGCTAGAAGAATTGAAGCAACTGGCTTGCTGATAATAGAGAACTAGCTGAActgacgaggcggcggcggcggcgttctcgCGATCGATCACCATGGATACCGGCGGCTGGATCCACGGCTACGTCAACAacacctccggcggcggcaacaaCGGCTTCATGTGCGGCTACGCTGCTGTCAGCAGGTACTTAGAACTCATGGGTTTCATTGAATTATAGGACTATAGATAGATGGTTCTTGCTTTGGATGAAGTTGAGTGGTCTTGTTTATTTTGCAACTTATTGCTGACCGATCATCACTGTATGTATGCACAGCTGCACCCCTGCAGAGCTGCAGtacagggaggaggaggagcagcaatTTCTCATCAGCTCGCAGATTCAGCACCACCTCAACCAGGCAAGCAAACTGTTCTTGCTTACCATTGCACTGGACCATGCAATCACACTGCAATTTCAGACACACGAAGGCCTCCTCGTCGATTAACAGTTCAACATACACATGGAGTAACATTTGTTAACCTCGTTCGCGCAGATCAGCATGCGCATGAACATGGACGACGAAGCGTCGGTCTACGTGCCTTCCAGCAACGACGGAGGAGTTTCCCTCATCGGCATCCACAGCCCGATCATCGTCGACGGCCTCCTCGACCCGCACCACCATGCCGGCagcttcccttcctcctcgtcgtcctcctcgctcTCGCTGCCCTCCGCGTCCCTCTCCTGCAGCCCCGAGAGCTCGTCGGCGCAcgtcctcgccgcgccggcggctaCGACTACCGCCTGCAGCAGCCAGTACCTGGAGGTGTCCTCCCAAGTGCCGTTACCGCCACCCGCGGTGCCCTACGGCGACCACCAGTACGCCAACCTCCACGTGCCGGCGCCGGCTCACCATGACgtggcggcggcaatggcgccACCAGagctgccgccggccaccaACGCCGGTGGTGCGTTCAGGCGCTACGCGCGGCACCTCGGCCCGAAGAGGCCGCCCAAGCCTGGCGCGTGCGGCCAGAGGATGTTCAAGACGGCCATGGCGGTGCTGTCCAAGATGCACGTGGCGGCGAGGTATAACCAGCAGTACTACTaccagcaggcggcggcggccgccgaggcggcgccaccgccgtcggTAAACCAGCTGCAGCACATGTTCTCGGAGCGCAAGCGGCGAGAGAAGCTCAACGACAGCTTCCACGCCCTCAAGACCGTCCTTCCACCCGGCGCCAAAGTACGTGGATACAGTACACATGTCCTGCACTCCATGGTTTCTGATCATGCATGACCTGATTCTGACGAACGGACACATTTGCTGATTTGTCTTCTTCAATCCTGTCACTTCCTACGGCAGAAGGACAAGACGTCGATATTGATCAGGGCGAGGGAGTACGTGAGATCCCTCGAGTCCAAGGTGTCCGAGCTCGAGGAGAAGAACAGATCGCTCGAATCGCGGCTGCTCCGTGGCGAAGGCAGCGGCCGCAAagacgccggcagcggcggcaacgACTGCTCCGGCGACGAGAAGGTGCAGGTCGAGATAGCCAGGGCGACGAAAGAGGAGCGCGCGGCTGAGCCCTGTGCAGATGATCTCTGCACGCTGAAGATCGTGGTGAGGTCGCCGTGCAACatgacggacatgatgctccgGACGCTGCAGTGCCTGAGAAACCAGATCGGTGATGGCGTCAGCCTGGTGGCAATGAGCACGAGCGACAGCGCTACTGGAGTGAACACCTGTCCTCGACCTGTCCTGACGTTGCAGATCAAGGTATAATCACTGATATATCTTCTCTATTTCTAAGCATTATAGTAGTTAGCGAATGGGTAATTGTCAATATAATTCTGGATTTTTTTATTATAAATGGaaaaatatatatgatatatatacTTGGGAGGagctataaaaatataaaaaaataaactgTACTATCATGTAACTTAACATATGATAATCAGGGAAGTTAGAATCATTGACTACTGAAACTAAGCGACGGTGCATCATACTCACATGCATGtcatcaccaattcaccacTAGTTTATGCAAACCCGCTAAGATTCCACAAAAAGTAAAACCCCTTTGTCATCACATACTCTCACACATGCATGCCATGGAAGAAAATTCCGCAATTTGAACGCGagcctcgcgcgcgcgcgcctggCATGCATATCTCTCGCGCACGCGCTGCCAGTTTCTCGTATCCCAAGACGTAGGCGAGCTTGGCGTTATCGGGCTGTTTAATTTGGACCGAAAATGAGTGATGGCGGCAAAAGGAATCAGCTGACCACGTACACGGTGAACCTGAGAGAGCGACGCTTGCCGATGTCATTTCTCCCTGACACTGTACTTTGATGATGAAACAACTGATATATAA encodes the following:
- the LOC117855835 gene encoding putative transcription factor bHLH041, giving the protein MDTGGWIHGYVNNTSGGGNNGFMCGYAAVSSCTPAELQYREEEEQQFLISSQIQHHLNQISMRMNMDDEASVYVPSSNDGGVSLIGIHSPIIVDGLLDPHHHAGSFPSSSSSSSLSLPSASLSCSPESSSAHVLAAPAATTTACSSQYLEVSSQVPLPPPAVPYGDHQYANLHVPAPAHHDVAAAMAPPELPPATNAGGAFRRYARHLGPKRPPKPGACGQRMFKTAMAVLSKMHVAARYNQQYYYQQAAAAAEAAPPPSVNQLQHMFSERKRREKLNDSFHALKTVLPPGAKKDKTSILIRAREYVRSLESKVSELEEKNRSLESRLLRGEGSGRKDAGSGGNDCSGDEKVQVEIARATKEERAAEPCADDLCTLKIVVRSPCNMTDMMLRTLQCLRNQIGDGVSLVAMSTSDSATGVNTCPRPVLTLQIKSPPGARWEEQPVKDAVAKVVADALTTTTTPSAAAQ